From one Triticum urartu cultivar G1812 chromosome 3, Tu2.1, whole genome shotgun sequence genomic stretch:
- the LOC125542354 gene encoding alpha-1,3-arabinosyltransferase XAT3-like: MVTDKKIISLTVKVGLVLFAVCILAPISLMVLFRHAVPLQTLRLLFSAGSASSVAWEEVKMYSANEGALLCECDMSSLRSDVCELKGDVRVILSNVTIIALLHPSVSVRRRSWRMKPHARKNDGHALTNVTEVLVSVTPSSPYAPGCTAESAAPAVVFSAGGYAGNMFHDFTDVLIPLFITASRFRSDVHLLVSDAPPWWLDKYRPLLRGLSRHAVIDMDRQSADVLCYPHVVVGLSFHKEMSIDTAKTVGGHYSMADFARLARRSYGLERDTAIRLLHGSDNIKSPRRPRLLIISRKTTRAFTNMGAVAQAAAMLGYEVIVGEAEQHSDLAAFARLVNSCDVLVGVHGAGLTNLVFLPPGAVVVQVVPLGGLEAMARDDFGEPAGDMGLGYVQYGIAVGESTLAELYPRDHRVLRDLALRSEYLVGQNVTLDVARFSGALSRALELLHH; the protein is encoded by the exons ATGGTGACTGATAAGAAAATAATCAGTCTTACTGTCAAGGTTGGATTGGTGCTGTTTGCAGTATGCATTCTTGCGCCGATTTCGCTCATGGTGCTATTCAGGCATGCAGTTCCTCTGCAGACAT TGAGGTTGCTGTTTTCAGCTGGTTCAGCATCTTCGGTGGCGTGGGAAGAAGTAAAGATGTACTCTGCAAACGAAGGAGCGCTTCTGTGTGAGTGTGACATGTCGAGCCTAAGATCAGATGTATGCGAGCTGAAGGGCGATGTCCGGGTAATCCTCTCCAACGTCACCATCATTGCCCTCCTCCATCCCTCTGTCTCTGTGAGGCGCCGGTCATGGAGGATGAAGCCACACGCGAGGAAGAATGATGGCCATGCACTCACCAATGTCACAGAGGTGTTGGTGTCGGTCACCCCTTCATCACCTTACGCTCCGGGATGCACGGCCGAGAGTGCCGCCCCAGCGGTGGTCTTCTCGGCCGGCGGCTACGCAGGCAACATGTTCCATGACTTCACCGACGTACTCATCCCGCTCTTCATCACCGCCAGCCGGTTCCGCAGCGATGTGCACCTCCTTGTCAGCGACGCCCCACCGTGGTGGCTTGACAAGTACCGACCGCTGCTCCGGGGGCTCTCCCGCCACGCTGTCATTGACATGGACAGGCAAAGCGCAGACGTGCTCTGCTACCCTCATGTGGTCGTCGGCCTCAGCTTCCACAAGGAGATGAGTATCGACACCGCGAAGACTGTCGGTGGGCACTACTCCATGGCAGACTTTGCCCGCCTTGCCCGGAGATCCTACGGCCTCGAGAGAGACACCGCCATCCGGCTGCTACATGGCAGTGACAATATCAAGAGCCCGCGGCGCCCCAGGCTGCTCATCATTTCCCGGAAGACAACCAGGGCGTTCACCAACATGGGCGCTGTTGCACAGGCGGCAGCCATGCTTGGCTACGAGGTGATCGTCGGCGAGGCGGAGCAGCACTCGGACCTGGCTGCCTTTGCGCGGCTGGTGAACTCGTGTGATGTGCTGGTGGGTGTTCACGGCGCTGGGCTCACCAACCTGGTGTTCCTCCCGCCAGGGGCTGTGGTGGTACAGGTGGTGCCGCTGGGTGGGCTGGAGGCCATGGCGAGGGACGACTTCGGGGAGCCGGCTGGCGACATGGGGCTCGGTTACGTGCAGTACGGCATCGCCGTCGGGGAGAGCACACTGGCGGAGCTGTACCCACGTGACCACCGTGTGCTGAGGGACCTGGCGCTCCGGTCGGAGTACCTGGTCGGCCAGAACGTCACGCTCGATGTCGCTCGGTTCAGTGGCGCCTTGTCCCGTGCTCTGGAGCTTCTTCACCATTAG